A single region of the Melopsittacus undulatus isolate bMelUnd1 chromosome 10, bMelUnd1.mat.Z, whole genome shotgun sequence genome encodes:
- the LOC101876160 gene encoding natural cytotoxicity triggering receptor 1-like, whose amino-acid sequence MVLPMIPVLAFGTWMLVQSEAAAGAPTISIFLKPPGVIPPGGSTIICCSCQGDEGNVVLYKDGKQLRTRELQDGRAEFPITNATQKDAGPYSCHYVAGGTVLARSETLEVMVKEFRLPSPVLSILPGLEVSAGARVTFRCTIAHAGASCFLYLEGQDKAPDLIYKDQEDFNLSRVHKGHEGRYSCQCYSWAAVMEWSDVSNSLDLVVKDYTWSNVGRLVLGAAVLVLLGLIVAEDRHGLWCILPVGRGDHHAAPCTQSSL is encoded by the exons ATGGTGCTGCCCATGATCCCTGTGCTGGCCTTCG GCACTTGGATGCTGGTGCAGAGCGAGGCTGCAGCCG GTGCCCCCACCATCTCCATCTTCCTGAAGCCGCCTGGGGTGATCCCACCTGGAGGCTCCACCAtcatctgctgcagctgccagggTGACGAGGGGAATGTTGTGCTGTACAAGGACGGCAAACAGCTCCGTACCCGGGAGCTGCAGGACGGAAGGGCTGAGTTCCCCATCACTAATGCCACCCAAAAGGATGCAGGTCCCTACAGCTGCCATTACGTGGCTGGAGGCACTGTGCTAGCTCGCAGTGAGACCCTGGAAGTCATGGTGAAAG AGTTCCGTCTCCCGAGTCCTGTTCTCTCTATCCTGCCGGGACTCGAGGTGTCTGCAGGAGCTCGTGTGACTTTCCGCTGCACCATCGCACACGCCGGTGCCAGCTGTTTCCTGTACCTGGAGGGCCAGGACAAAGCCCCTGACTTAATTTATAAGGATCAAGAGGATTTTAACCTCTCCCGGGTGCACAAAGGCCATGAGGGCCGCTACAGCTGCCAGTGCTACAGCTGGGCTGCTGTGATGGAATGGTCTGATGTCAGCAACAGCCTGGATCTGGTGGTGAAAG ATTACACCTGGAGCAATGTGGGGCGCCTGGTCCTGGGCGCTGCTGTCCTGGTCCTGCTGGGGCTCATCGTGGCCGAGGACAGGCACGGCCTCTGGTGCATTTTGCCTGTGGGGAGAGGTGACCACCACGCTGCTCCCTGCACCCAGAGCTCCCTGTGA